A single genomic interval of Arthrobacter globiformis harbors:
- a CDS encoding glutamate--cysteine ligase, translating to MKRPGIPPAGRLLRTFGVEEEFLLVDPTTGLPVPAAELSLQHHARRSSSGKAPALALEVKQEQLEIVGPVCSTLQEMAEAIRAGRTLADEAARSVGARAVALATSPVPVLPTLVPDPRYLNMATRFGLTLREQLTCGLHVHVRVTSGEEGVAVLDRIRVWLPVLLALSTNSPFWQGTDSGYASFRHQAWNRWPTAGPCERFGSERAYRRHVQSLIATGVLLDEGMVYFDARLSRNHPTVEVRIADVCMDAGHATAIAAIVRALVERASQDWRAGISAPRLSAAQLRLAAWKASEAGVEGTLLHPLLNTPCPATEAVQALLTYVRPALAASGDEEQVTLGLARILTSGTGAQRQRETMMNSQSLAAVVMDAINCTHGTAGTPRRRSRRLQAS from the coding sequence TCCTGCTCGTGGACCCCACCACAGGGCTGCCCGTACCTGCGGCGGAACTGTCACTGCAACATCATGCGCGACGCTCATCGTCCGGCAAGGCGCCAGCTTTGGCCCTAGAGGTAAAGCAGGAGCAACTGGAGATTGTTGGCCCTGTCTGTTCCACCCTGCAAGAGATGGCGGAGGCCATCCGGGCGGGCCGGACTCTGGCTGATGAGGCCGCCCGGTCGGTGGGCGCACGAGCGGTGGCGCTAGCCACCAGCCCCGTACCCGTCCTTCCGACCCTCGTACCCGATCCCCGCTACCTGAACATGGCAACCCGATTCGGGTTGACCCTGAGGGAGCAACTCACCTGTGGCTTGCATGTCCACGTCCGTGTCACGTCAGGAGAGGAAGGGGTGGCTGTCCTGGATCGGATCCGTGTCTGGCTGCCCGTGCTGCTGGCGCTGAGCACGAATTCCCCGTTCTGGCAGGGAACCGACAGCGGCTACGCTAGCTTCCGCCACCAAGCATGGAACCGGTGGCCGACGGCGGGACCTTGCGAACGGTTCGGATCCGAACGGGCATATCGCCGTCACGTTCAGTCGCTGATCGCCACCGGTGTCCTCCTCGACGAGGGAATGGTGTACTTCGATGCGCGGCTCTCCCGCAACCACCCGACGGTTGAGGTGCGCATTGCCGACGTCTGCATGGACGCCGGGCACGCCACGGCAATCGCGGCCATTGTTCGGGCACTCGTGGAACGGGCGTCCCAGGACTGGCGGGCGGGTATTTCGGCGCCGCGCCTGTCCGCCGCTCAACTGCGCCTGGCGGCGTGGAAGGCCAGCGAGGCGGGAGTGGAAGGCACGCTTCTGCATCCGCTGCTGAACACGCCATGCCCGGCCACCGAAGCTGTGCAGGCCCTCCTGACGTATGTCCGCCCCGCTCTGGCGGCCAGCGGGGACGAGGAGCAGGTCACCCTGGGACTGGCCCGGATCCTCACTTCCGGGACAGGCGCACAACGACAACGGGAAACGATGATGAACAGCCAGAGCCTAGCCGCGGTGGTGATGGACGCCATCAACTGCACGCACGGGACGGCCGGCACCCCGCGTCGCCGGTCCCGGCGCCTCCAAGCCAGCTGA
- a CDS encoding M20/M25/M40 family metallo-hydrolase, producing MDIDDGIRNYVDIHTPLLLERLTEWVRIPSVAGVPERKHNLTRSANWLAGELRDVGFPTTEIWEGAEGPAVFAEWSSASGAPTVLIYSHHDVRAVKEENWDQTSPFDPVPRDGRLYGRGSSDAKGQVLAHIWGLRGYLHATGRTAPAVNLKVIVEGEEEAGSPGLADILRENRSRLDADVVIFSDTLLWRADHPALCTSIRGMLGARLEIYGPLTDIHSGAVSGTAPNPAFELSNVLAQLHDQKGRITLPGFYDDVEEISPRRRAELAALPFDPEDWLERSHTRTIGGEEGYTVPERLWERPAVEVIAMAAGDPIGVARAAVPSMASADLSIRTVSGQKVNEVADQLRRWVAATISDRYAYELSVETETAQEAYRTPDCVFIEALSAAMAKGFGASDVGRMGNAGGGPADLLASALNVPVVFFGTGLVEDNWHDSDESVNIDVLKAGVATLAFLWDELGRQD from the coding sequence ATGGACATTGACGACGGCATCCGCAACTATGTCGACATCCATACTCCACTGCTCCTGGAGCGGCTCACCGAGTGGGTCCGCATACCGTCGGTGGCAGGCGTTCCCGAGCGCAAACACAATCTGACCCGGTCAGCCAACTGGCTGGCCGGAGAACTGCGCGACGTCGGGTTCCCCACAACGGAGATCTGGGAGGGGGCAGAGGGTCCTGCGGTCTTTGCCGAATGGTCCAGCGCTTCGGGCGCCCCCACCGTTCTTATTTACAGCCACCATGACGTCCGTGCCGTCAAGGAAGAGAACTGGGACCAGACCTCCCCGTTCGACCCCGTGCCGCGGGACGGCCGCCTCTACGGCCGGGGAAGTTCGGATGCCAAGGGCCAGGTGCTGGCACACATCTGGGGCCTCCGCGGCTACCTTCACGCTACGGGGCGCACGGCACCGGCCGTGAACCTGAAGGTGATCGTCGAAGGGGAGGAAGAGGCGGGTTCCCCGGGACTGGCAGACATTCTTCGGGAGAACCGGTCCCGGCTGGATGCGGACGTGGTGATCTTCTCCGACACCCTGCTGTGGCGGGCCGACCATCCTGCCCTCTGTACCAGCATCCGCGGCATGCTCGGTGCGCGGCTCGAGATCTACGGTCCACTCACTGACATTCACAGCGGCGCGGTCTCCGGCACCGCACCCAACCCCGCATTCGAGCTCAGCAACGTGCTTGCGCAGCTGCATGACCAAAAAGGTAGGATCACGCTCCCGGGCTTCTACGACGACGTCGAGGAGATTTCCCCGCGCCGCCGCGCCGAACTGGCGGCGCTCCCGTTCGACCCAGAGGACTGGCTGGAGCGTTCCCATACCCGCACCATTGGCGGCGAGGAGGGCTACACCGTCCCGGAGCGGCTGTGGGAGCGGCCCGCCGTCGAAGTCATTGCGATGGCGGCCGGTGACCCCATCGGCGTCGCCCGCGCCGCGGTTCCGTCGATGGCATCGGCTGACCTCAGCATCCGCACCGTCTCCGGCCAGAAAGTGAATGAAGTCGCTGACCAGCTTCGGCGCTGGGTTGCCGCGACCATCAGTGACCGCTATGCCTACGAGCTATCGGTGGAAACGGAGACCGCCCAGGAAGCCTACCGAACCCCGGACTGCGTATTTATTGAGGCCCTTTCAGCGGCAATGGCAAAGGGGTTCGGGGCAAGCGACGTGGGACGAATGGGAAACGCAGGTGGCGGACCCGCTGACCTTCTCGCGTCGGCCCTGAATGTTCCGGTGGTCTTTTTCGGGACGGGGCTGGTGGAGGACAACTGGCACGACAGCGACGAAAGCGTGAACATCGACGTTTTGAAGGCGGGCGTAGCGACGCTGGCCTTCCTGTGGGATGAACTCGGGCGGCAGGACTAA
- a CDS encoding zinc-dependent alcohol dehydrogenase, giving the protein MKAMVYRGPYRVRVEEKDIPKLEHPNDAIVRVSLAAICGSDLHLYHGMMPDTRVGMTFGHEFVGTVHEVGSSVQNLKPGDRVMVPFNIFCGSCYFCSRGLYSNCHNVNANATAVGGIYGYSHTCGGYDGGQSEYVRVPFADVGPSLIPEWMEEEDAVLLTDAVATGYFGAQLGDISEGDTVVVFGAGPVGLFAAKSSWLMGAGRVIVIDHLEYRLEKARSFAHAETYNFVEYDDIVVHMKKITDYLGADVAIDAVGAEADGNFTQHVTSSQLKLQGGSPVALNWAIDSVRKGGTVSVMGAYGPMFSAVKFGDAVNKGLTLRMNQCPVKRQWPRLFEHVRNGYLKPNDIVTHRIPLEHIAEGYHMFSAKLDGIIKPLIVPSPS; this is encoded by the coding sequence ATGAAGGCAATGGTGTATCGCGGACCATACAGGGTCCGGGTGGAGGAAAAAGACATTCCAAAGCTTGAACATCCCAACGACGCCATTGTGCGTGTCTCCTTGGCGGCGATCTGCGGCTCGGACCTGCATCTTTATCACGGCATGATGCCCGACACCCGGGTCGGGATGACGTTTGGCCACGAATTCGTCGGCACGGTCCACGAGGTCGGATCCTCTGTGCAGAACCTAAAGCCCGGGGACCGTGTGATGGTGCCGTTCAACATCTTCTGCGGGTCATGCTACTTCTGCTCCCGGGGGCTTTATTCAAACTGCCACAACGTGAACGCGAACGCCACGGCGGTGGGCGGCATTTACGGGTACTCCCACACCTGCGGGGGTTACGACGGCGGGCAGTCCGAGTACGTACGCGTGCCCTTCGCGGACGTGGGACCTTCCCTGATTCCGGAGTGGATGGAGGAAGAGGATGCGGTACTGCTTACGGACGCCGTTGCCACGGGCTACTTCGGTGCCCAGCTCGGTGACATCAGCGAAGGCGACACTGTGGTGGTCTTCGGCGCCGGACCAGTGGGGCTGTTCGCTGCCAAGTCCTCGTGGCTGATGGGCGCAGGGCGGGTGATCGTGATAGACCATCTCGAGTACCGCCTCGAGAAGGCCCGGTCCTTCGCCCACGCCGAGACGTACAATTTCGTGGAATACGACGACATCGTCGTGCACATGAAGAAAATCACGGATTACCTGGGCGCAGATGTGGCGATCGACGCTGTGGGGGCAGAAGCGGATGGCAACTTTACCCAGCATGTGACGTCCTCCCAGCTGAAGCTGCAGGGCGGGTCGCCGGTGGCGCTGAACTGGGCCATTGATTCTGTCCGCAAGGGCGGGACGGTGTCCGTGATGGGGGCCTACGGTCCCATGTTCAGTGCCGTCAAATTCGGCGACGCCGTGAACAAGGGCCTGACGCTGAGGATGAACCAGTGCCCGGTCAAGCGGCAGTGGCCGCGGCTATTCGAGCACGTCAGGAACGGCTACCTTAAACCCAACGACATTGTCACCCACCGCATACCGCTGGAACACATCGCTGAGGGCTATCACATGTTTTCCGCCAAGCTCGATGGCATTATCAAGCCGCTTATCGTACCGAGTCCCAGCTGA